One stretch of Lemur catta isolate mLemCat1 chromosome 2, mLemCat1.pri, whole genome shotgun sequence DNA includes these proteins:
- the VGLL2 gene encoding transcription cofactor vestigial-like protein 2 codes for MSCLDVMYQVYGPPQPYFAAAYTPYHQKLAYYSKMQEAQECNASPSSSGSGSSSFSSQTPASIKEEEGSPEKECPPEAEYINSRCVLFTYFQGDISSVVDEHFSRALSQPSSYSPSCTSSKAPRNSGPWQDGSFPMSQRSFPASFWNSAYQAPVPAPLGSPLAAAHSELPFAAADPYSPAALHSHLHQGATEPWHHAHPHHAHPHHAHPHHPYALGSALGAQAAAYPRPAAVHEVYAPHFDPRYGPLLMPAASGRPARLAPAPAPAPGSPPCELSAKNEPAGAAWAAPGGPFASPAGDVAQGLGLSVDSARRYSLCGASLLS; via the exons ATGAGCTGTCTGGATGTTATGTACCAAGTTTATGGTCCTCCGCAGCCTTACTTCGCAGCCGCCTACACCCCCTACCACCAG AAGCTAGCCTATTACTCCAAAATGCAGGAAGCTCAAGAGTGCAATGCCAGccccagcagcagtggcagcGGCAGCTCCTCATTTTCCAGTCAAACCCCAGCCAGTATCAAAGAGGAAGAAGGCAGCCCAGAGAAAGAGTGCCCACCAGAGGCAGAGTACATCAACTCCCGCTGCGTGCTCTTCACCTATTTCCAGGGGGACATCAGCTCCGTGGTGGATGAACATTTCAGCAGGGCCCTGAGCCAACCTAGCAGCTACTCCCCCAGCTGTACCAGTAGCAAAGCACCCAGGAACTCTGGGCCCTGGCAAG ACGGCTCCTTCCCGATGAGCCAGCGCAGCTTCCCCGCCTCCTTCTGGAACAGCGCGTACCAGGCGCCGGTGCCCGCGCCGCTGGGCAGCCCTCTGGCCGCCGCGCACTCGGAGCTGCCCTTCGCAGCCGCCGACCCCTACTCGCCCGCCGCGCTGCACAGCCACCTGCACCAGGGCGCGACCGAGCCGTGGCACCACGCGCACCCGCACCACGCGCACCCGCACCACGCGCACCCGCATCACCCCTACGCGCTGGGCAGCGCCCTCGGCGCCCAGGCCGCCGCCTACCCGCGCCCCGCCGCCGTGCACGAGGTCTACGCGCCCCACTTCGACCCGCGTTACGGGCCGCTGCTGATGCCCGCAGCCTCGGGGCGTCCGGCCCGCCTCGCACCCGCCCCGGCGCCCGCGCCTGGCAGCCCGCCCTGCGAGCTCTCCGCCAAGAACGAGCCGGCCGGCGCCGCGTGGGCCGCGCCCGGGGGGCCCTTCGCCAGCCCCGCGGGGGACGTAGCCCAGGGCTTGGGCCTCAGCGTGGACTCAG CTCGCCGCTATTCCCTCTGTGGTGCATCCCTCCTGAGCTGA